In one Aeromicrobium erythreum genomic region, the following are encoded:
- the moeZ gene encoding adenylyltransferase/sulfurtransferase MoeZ — translation MVAPIVEPADELTIDEVRRYSRHLIIPDVGMDGQKRLKNAKVLVIGAGGLGSPALLYLAAAGVGTLGIIDDDVVDESNLQRQVIHGQSDIDRPKAVSAAESVAEVNPYVKTIVHEARLDNDNVLDIFSQYDLIVDGTDNFATRYLVNDAAVILGKPYVWGSIYRFEGQVSVFWAQEGPQYRDLYPEPPPPGMVPSCAEGGVLGVLCASIGSIMVTEAIKLITGIGDPLIGRLMVYDALEMRYTTLKIQRDPEGELPTELLSDYEAFCGAISDEAADAAAGSTISVAQLDGWLKERGDGGRDFVLVDVREPVERDINHIPGSILIPKGDFLNGKALSELPDDKQIVLHCKSGVRSAEALAVLKGAGFKDAVHVAGGVVAWVDQIDPSQPSY, via the coding sequence GTGGTCGCCCCCATCGTGGAACCCGCCGACGAACTGACCATCGACGAGGTCCGTCGCTACAGCCGGCACCTGATCATCCCCGACGTCGGGATGGACGGGCAGAAGCGGCTCAAGAACGCCAAGGTGCTCGTGATCGGCGCGGGCGGGCTCGGCTCGCCGGCCCTGCTGTACCTCGCGGCCGCCGGCGTCGGCACGCTCGGCATCATCGACGACGACGTCGTCGACGAGTCGAACCTGCAGCGCCAGGTCATCCACGGACAGTCCGACATCGACCGGCCCAAGGCCGTCAGCGCCGCCGAGTCGGTCGCCGAGGTCAACCCGTACGTGAAGACGATCGTGCACGAGGCGCGTCTGGACAACGACAACGTCCTCGACATCTTCAGCCAGTACGACCTCATCGTCGACGGCACCGACAACTTCGCCACGCGCTACCTCGTCAACGACGCCGCCGTGATCCTCGGCAAGCCGTACGTGTGGGGCTCGATCTACCGCTTCGAGGGCCAGGTGTCGGTCTTCTGGGCGCAGGAGGGGCCGCAGTACCGCGACCTCTACCCGGAGCCGCCGCCGCCCGGCATGGTCCCGTCGTGCGCCGAGGGCGGCGTGCTCGGCGTCCTGTGCGCGTCGATCGGGTCGATCATGGTCACCGAGGCGATCAAGCTGATCACCGGCATCGGCGACCCGCTCATCGGCCGTCTGATGGTCTACGACGCACTCGAGATGCGGTACACGACGCTGAAGATCCAGCGCGACCCCGAGGGCGAGCTGCCGACCGAGCTGCTCAGCGACTACGAGGCGTTCTGCGGTGCGATCAGCGACGAGGCCGCTGACGCCGCGGCCGGGTCGACGATCTCCGTCGCCCAGCTCGACGGGTGGCTGAAGGAGCGGGGCGACGGCGGACGCGACTTCGTGCTCGTCGACGTCCGAGAGCCGGTCGAGCGCGACATCAACCACATCCCCGGCTCGATCCTCATCCCCAAGGGCGACTTCCTCAACGGCAAGGCGCTCTCGGAGCTCCCCGACGACAAGCAGATCGTGCTGCACTGCAAGTCGGGCGTCCGCTCCGCCGAGGCCCTCGCCGTCCTCAAGGGCGCCGGCTTCAAGGACGCCGTCCACGTCGCCGGCGGCGTCGTGGCCTGGGTCGACCAGATCGACCCCAGCCAGCCGTCGTACTGA
- a CDS encoding DEAD/DEAH box helicase: protein MPEIADALDAVGISSPFPIQEMTLSVALMGTDLIGQARTGTGKTLAFSIPVIQRTVAPHDPDYDQLAAPGKPQALVVAPTRELALQVANDIKTASANRGTRNLTIYGGVPYEGQLEALEKGVDIVVGTPGRILDLANRRALDLSHVKSLVLDEADEMLDLGFLPDVEAILAKTPETRQTMLFSATMPGAIVSLARKHMRHPMNIRAESPEENHTVPATAQFVWQAHELDKPEVIARILQAEDVQRVIIFTRTKRTAQRVADDLIDRGFPASPLHGDMAQGAREKALQGFRDGKVDVLVATDVAARGIDVANISHVINYNCPEDHKTYVHRIGRTGRAGASGIAVTFVDWADLSRWKLINAELDLPFADPQETYSTSDHLFHDLGIDRSVKGRLKPPSPKEPRKDGDRGGRGGQGGRGQGGGRGRDGQGGRGQGGGRPQGERSSGPRTDQPQDAQAKDGQGGEGTGSSRSRNRRRRRTRGGQKVEGQNGTQTASSETAPASAD, encoded by the coding sequence ATGCCCGAGATCGCCGACGCGCTCGACGCCGTCGGCATCAGCAGCCCGTTCCCCATCCAGGAGATGACCCTCTCCGTCGCGCTGATGGGCACCGACCTCATCGGTCAGGCGCGCACCGGCACGGGCAAGACGCTGGCCTTCTCCATCCCGGTCATCCAGCGCACCGTCGCCCCGCACGACCCCGACTACGACCAGCTGGCGGCTCCCGGCAAGCCGCAGGCCCTGGTCGTCGCGCCCACCCGCGAGCTCGCGCTGCAGGTGGCCAACGACATCAAGACGGCGTCCGCGAACCGCGGCACCCGCAACCTCACGATCTACGGCGGCGTGCCCTACGAGGGCCAGCTCGAGGCGCTCGAGAAGGGTGTCGACATCGTCGTCGGCACCCCCGGGCGCATCCTCGACCTCGCCAACCGTCGCGCGCTCGACCTCTCTCACGTGAAGTCGCTCGTGCTCGACGAGGCCGACGAGATGCTCGACCTCGGCTTCCTGCCCGACGTCGAGGCGATCCTCGCCAAGACGCCCGAGACCCGCCAGACGATGCTGTTCTCGGCCACGATGCCGGGCGCGATCGTGTCGCTGGCGCGCAAGCACATGCGCCACCCGATGAACATCCGCGCCGAGTCACCGGAGGAGAACCACACGGTCCCCGCCACGGCGCAGTTCGTGTGGCAGGCCCACGAGCTCGACAAGCCCGAGGTCATCGCCCGCATCCTGCAGGCTGAGGACGTGCAGCGCGTCATCATCTTCACGCGCACGAAGCGCACGGCGCAGCGTGTGGCCGACGACCTCATCGACCGCGGCTTCCCCGCCTCGCCCCTGCACGGCGACATGGCGCAGGGCGCACGCGAGAAGGCGCTGCAGGGCTTCCGTGACGGCAAGGTCGACGTGCTGGTCGCCACCGACGTCGCGGCCCGCGGCATCGACGTCGCGAACATCAGCCACGTCATCAACTACAACTGCCCCGAGGACCACAAGACGTACGTGCACCGCATCGGTCGCACGGGTCGCGCCGGCGCCTCGGGCATCGCGGTCACCTTCGTCGACTGGGCCGACCTGTCGCGCTGGAAGCTGATCAACGCCGAGCTCGACCTGCCGTTCGCGGACCCGCAGGAGACGTACTCGACGTCGGACCACCTGTTCCACGACCTCGGCATCGACCGGTCCGTCAAGGGCCGGCTCAAGCCGCCGTCGCCGAAGGAGCCCCGCAAGGACGGCGACCGCGGCGGACGCGGTGGCCAGGGCGGTCGCGGGCAGGGCGGCGGACGTGGCCGCGACGGCCAGGGCGGACGCGGGCAGGGCGGCGGACGTCCGCAGGGCGAGCGCTCCTCCGGTCCCCGCACCGACCAGCCGCAGGACGCGCAGGCCAAGGACGGCCAGGGCGGCGAGGGCACCGGCTCGAGCCGCAGCCGGAACCGTCGTCGCCGTCGCACCCGCGGCGGCCAGAAGGTCGAGGGCCAGAACGGCACCCAGACCGCCTCGAGCGAGACGGCACCCGCCTCGGCGGACTGA
- a CDS encoding TetR/AcrR family transcriptional regulator, whose translation MSETPILRTRAGRLPRRARRAQLLEVALEVFVEQGYHAASMDEIAERAGVSKPVVYQHFPGKLDLYLALLESSCDEVVDDIKRALASTQDNRHRVEATMQLWYQYVADQGAAFRLVFESDLTNDPDVREQVDRVVRESALAIAEVIREDTGLPQDAAYLLAVSLVGMGHVGARNWLAEASSLSQQDAVRLVGRLAWRGIGGFPRDVTDADGAE comes from the coding sequence GTGAGCGAGACCCCGATCCTGCGCACGCGCGCCGGCCGACTGCCGCGCCGCGCCCGCCGCGCCCAGCTGCTGGAGGTCGCACTCGAGGTCTTCGTCGAGCAGGGCTACCACGCCGCGTCGATGGACGAGATCGCCGAGCGCGCGGGCGTCTCCAAGCCGGTCGTGTACCAGCACTTCCCCGGCAAGCTCGACCTCTACCTGGCGCTGCTGGAGTCCTCCTGCGACGAGGTCGTCGACGACATCAAGCGCGCCCTCGCCTCCACGCAGGACAACCGTCACCGCGTCGAGGCGACGATGCAGCTCTGGTACCAGTACGTCGCCGACCAGGGCGCGGCGTTCCGGCTGGTCTTCGAGTCCGACCTGACCAACGACCCCGACGTGCGCGAGCAGGTCGACCGGGTCGTGCGCGAGTCGGCGCTGGCGATCGCCGAGGTCATCCGCGAGGACACCGGCCTGCCGCAGGACGCCGCCTACCTCCTCGCCGTGAGCCTGGTCGGCATGGGCCACGTCGGCGCCCGCAACTGGCTGGCCGAGGCGTCGTCGCTGTCGCAGCAGGACGCCGTGCGTCTCGTCGGGCGGCTCGCCTGGCGGGGCATCGGCGGGTTCCCGCGCGACGTCACCGACGCCGACGGCGCCGAGTAG
- a CDS encoding FAD-binding oxidoreductase: MSSQPAGPDPVVENPGGTGWQLATVRAKDHPTEGFVRLRLELPDPAPHRAGQHYVVRLRAEDGYTAQRSYSTASAPGDRLVELMVERMDDGEVSGFLHDEVQVGDTFEVRGPIGRWFTWDGRERALAFAGGSGVVPMVSMLRHAIGTGNPDALRVVAVAKSLDRLPYADELLASGAFVALTRENLGARVAAPPYPDEVAPLLDDVEAAFVCGSVGFVGYATRLLREQAFPSDAIRVEQFGETG; encoded by the coding sequence GTGAGCAGTCAGCCCGCGGGGCCCGACCCTGTCGTCGAGAACCCCGGTGGCACGGGCTGGCAGCTGGCGACGGTGCGCGCGAAGGACCACCCGACGGAGGGCTTCGTGCGGCTGCGTCTGGAGCTGCCGGACCCGGCGCCGCACCGCGCCGGTCAGCACTACGTCGTGCGGCTGCGCGCGGAGGACGGCTACACCGCGCAGCGGTCGTACTCGACGGCGTCGGCCCCGGGAGACCGGCTGGTGGAGCTGATGGTCGAGCGGATGGACGACGGCGAGGTGTCGGGCTTCCTGCACGACGAGGTGCAGGTGGGCGACACGTTCGAGGTGCGCGGGCCGATCGGCCGCTGGTTCACCTGGGACGGTCGCGAGCGCGCGCTGGCGTTCGCCGGCGGGTCGGGCGTGGTGCCGATGGTCTCGATGCTGCGGCACGCGATCGGCACCGGGAACCCTGACGCGTTGCGGGTGGTGGCGGTGGCGAAGTCGCTGGACCGCCTCCCCTATGCCGACGAGCTGCTGGCGTCGGGCGCGTTCGTGGCGCTCACGCGCGAGAACCTCGGGGCGCGCGTGGCCGCCCCGCCCTACCCCGACGAGGTCGCGCCGCTGCTCGACGACGTCGAGGCGGCGTTCGTGTGCGGGTCGGTCGGGTTCGTCGGCTACGCCACGCGGCTGCTGCGCGAGCAGGCGTTCCCGTCCGACGCGATCCGCGTGGAGCAGTTCGGCGAGACCGGCTGA
- a CDS encoding DUF3107 domain-containing protein, protein MEVKIGVQNAARELSVETSEAPDTVLAKLDSALKDETVFSLTDDKDRTVAVPADKVAYLYFVADTGRKVGFGAVTQEN, encoded by the coding sequence ATGGAGGTCAAGATCGGCGTCCAGAACGCCGCCCGCGAGCTGTCCGTCGAGACCAGCGAGGCGCCCGACACGGTGCTCGCGAAGCTCGACTCCGCGCTGAAGGACGAGACCGTCTTCAGCCTCACCGACGACAAGGACCGCACGGTCGCCGTGCCGGCCGACAAGGTCGCCTACCTGTACTTCGTCGCCGACACCGGCCGCAAGGTCGGCTTCGGCGCGGTCACGCAGGAGAACTGA
- a CDS encoding ferritin-like fold-containing protein, with amino-acid sequence MAHHAESSDPSAPKDAAAPPDDTPAAPVASALDDPEYRRGVVELLGVLAFGEISACERLVADSQMAPDLRSKVEVATMAAAEFDHFEVLRDRLVEMGEDPFDAMEPFAATFGDFHRKTKPADFLEGLVKAFVGDGLAADFYREIAAYLDPVTRTTVIDTLSGTGHSEFVVEQVRAAIEADPRVGGRLALWGRRLMGEALRQAQTLVAERDALSAVLVGGVETPGLDLTAISRMFTRITEAHTERMARLGLAA; translated from the coding sequence ATGGCCCACCACGCAGAGTCGAGCGACCCGTCGGCCCCGAAGGACGCAGCCGCACCCCCGGACGACACGCCCGCGGCACCGGTCGCCAGCGCCCTCGACGACCCCGAGTACCGCCGCGGGGTCGTCGAGCTGCTCGGCGTCCTCGCCTTCGGTGAGATCAGCGCCTGCGAGCGGCTCGTCGCCGACTCCCAGATGGCCCCCGACCTGCGCAGCAAGGTCGAGGTCGCGACCATGGCCGCCGCCGAGTTCGACCACTTCGAGGTGCTGCGCGACCGCCTCGTCGAGATGGGCGAGGACCCCTTCGACGCCATGGAGCCGTTCGCCGCCACCTTCGGCGACTTCCACCGCAAGACCAAGCCCGCCGACTTCCTCGAGGGCCTGGTCAAGGCCTTCGTCGGCGACGGGCTGGCCGCCGACTTCTACCGCGAGATCGCCGCCTACCTCGACCCCGTCACGCGCACGACCGTCATCGACACCCTCAGCGGCACCGGGCACTCGGAGTTCGTCGTCGAGCAGGTGCGCGCCGCGATCGAGGCCGATCCCCGCGTCGGCGGCCGGCTCGCCCTGTGGGGACGTCGGCTCATGGGCGAGGCCCTCCGCCAGGCCCAGACGCTCGTCGCCGAGCGTGACGCGCTGAGCGCCGTCCTCGTCGGGGGCGTGGAGACCCCCGGACTCGACCTCACCGCCATCTCGCGCATGTTCACCCGCATCACCGAGGCGCACACGGAACGCATGGCCCGCCTCGGCCTGGCCGCATAG
- a CDS encoding MGMT family protein: MDEAYVEQVLRLVERIPAGRVLPYGRVAEVVAGGYGPRYVGRIMSLYGHAVCWWRVPRADGTLPAPLMMEAQQRWAQEGTPVRNGRVHVAEALWGEAGAS, from the coding sequence GTGGACGAGGCGTACGTCGAGCAGGTGCTGCGGCTGGTGGAGCGGATCCCGGCCGGACGGGTGCTGCCGTACGGGCGGGTGGCGGAGGTGGTCGCCGGCGGGTACGGCCCGCGCTACGTCGGGCGCATCATGTCGCTGTACGGGCACGCCGTGTGCTGGTGGCGGGTGCCGCGGGCCGACGGGACGCTGCCGGCGCCGCTGATGATGGAGGCGCAGCAGCGGTGGGCGCAGGAGGGCACGCCGGTGCGCAACGGTCGGGTGCACGTCGCCGAGGCGCTGTGGGGCGAGGCGGGGGCGTCCTGA
- a CDS encoding PHP domain-containing protein, translating into MRIDLHTHSNRSDGTDTPAELVANAALAGLDVVALTDHDATTGWDEARAAGEREGVVVVPGIEISTTFHGESVHLLGYAFDPAHPPLVEELERVLGGRDQRLPRILARLAEHGIDITEEDVALQSGAAAASGRPHIADAMVAKGYIGHRDEAFQGWLNSRGRAYVERYAAPLLGAVRLLKDAGGQAVVAHPWSRGSDRVLTADAFEELAALGLDGIEVDHVDHDDVARRGLRDVARALDLVVTGSSDYHGTGKSSAFHLGANLTDPGEYERLLG; encoded by the coding sequence GTGAGGATCGATCTCCACACCCACTCCAACCGTTCCGACGGCACCGACACTCCCGCCGAGCTGGTGGCCAACGCGGCGCTCGCCGGGCTCGACGTCGTGGCGCTGACCGACCACGACGCGACCACCGGCTGGGACGAGGCGCGTGCTGCAGGCGAGCGGGAGGGTGTCGTGGTGGTGCCGGGCATCGAGATCTCCACGACGTTCCACGGCGAGAGCGTGCACCTGCTGGGCTACGCCTTCGACCCGGCGCACCCGCCCCTGGTCGAGGAGCTGGAGCGGGTGCTGGGGGGCCGTGACCAGCGCCTGCCGCGCATCCTCGCCCGGCTGGCCGAGCACGGCATCGACATCACCGAGGAGGACGTCGCGCTGCAGTCGGGAGCCGCGGCGGCGTCGGGTCGTCCGCACATCGCCGACGCGATGGTCGCGAAGGGCTACATCGGCCACCGCGACGAGGCGTTCCAGGGCTGGCTGAACAGTCGCGGCCGCGCGTACGTCGAGCGCTACGCCGCTCCGCTGCTCGGCGCGGTGCGGCTGCTGAAGGACGCCGGCGGCCAGGCGGTGGTCGCCCACCCGTGGTCGCGTGGCAGCGACCGCGTGCTCACGGCCGACGCCTTCGAGGAGCTGGCGGCCCTCGGCCTCGACGGCATCGAGGTCGACCACGTCGACCACGACGACGTCGCCCGCCGCGGCCTGCGCGACGTCGCCCGCGCCCTCGACCTCGTCGTCACCGGCTCCAGCGACTACCACGGGACGGGCAAGTCGTCCGCCTTCCACCTCGGCGCCAACCTCACCGACCCGGGGGAGTACGAGCGCCTCCTCGGCTGA
- a CDS encoding DUF2461 domain-containing protein, with product MTFAGFPVAALDFYDDLEVDNTKTFWEEHRHVYDEAVKAPMVALTAALEDEFGPAKIFRPYRDVRFAKDKTPYKTHQGAFVAVAPSTGYYVQVGAPGVRTGVGFYQAPPARLASFREAVDHETFGVGLQRILGRVERQGWTVGGDAVKTAPRGWSADHPRIDLLRHRSLTLGREHGFAPYVHTAELLDHVRADWRAGKPFIDWILTHVRG from the coding sequence GTGACCTTCGCAGGCTTTCCCGTCGCCGCGCTCGACTTCTACGACGACCTCGAGGTCGACAACACGAAGACGTTCTGGGAGGAGCACCGGCACGTCTACGACGAGGCCGTCAAGGCGCCGATGGTCGCGCTCACGGCGGCGCTGGAGGACGAGTTCGGACCCGCCAAGATCTTCCGGCCCTACCGCGACGTCCGGTTCGCGAAGGACAAGACGCCGTACAAGACGCACCAGGGGGCGTTCGTAGCCGTCGCCCCGTCGACCGGCTACTACGTGCAGGTCGGCGCGCCCGGCGTGCGCACCGGCGTCGGGTTCTACCAGGCCCCGCCGGCGCGGCTGGCGTCGTTCCGGGAGGCCGTGGACCACGAGACGTTCGGGGTGGGGCTGCAGCGGATCCTCGGCCGGGTCGAGCGCCAGGGCTGGACGGTCGGGGGCGACGCGGTGAAGACCGCTCCGCGCGGCTGGTCGGCCGACCACCCCCGCATCGACCTCCTGCGGCACCGCTCGCTGACGCTCGGTCGCGAGCACGGGTTCGCCCCGTACGTGCACACCGCGGAGCTGCTCGACCACGTGCGCGCCGACTGGCGTGCGGGCAAGCCGTTCATCGACTGGATCCTCACGCACGTGCGCGGCTGA
- a CDS encoding ParA family protein, whose amino-acid sequence MCRVTTTISVVNQKGGVGKTTTVASLGAAFAELGKRVLLVDLDPQGGLTFSLGIDPEDVDVTVGEVLLGKAKPADAIVVTEDGMHLLPSNVTVTQAEEALVSRTGREQRLRVALDKVADDYDLVVIDCPPTLGVLTVGALSASQKVVIPLQAETLSHRGVLQLLDTVHDVKQFINSELEVAGVLPTMFDGRTNHARAVLASIEEQFELPVLSPPIPKSIRFAEAPAIGRSILSVHKNHKGADAYREVAQSLL is encoded by the coding sequence ATGTGCCGCGTGACGACGACGATCTCCGTGGTGAACCAGAAGGGTGGCGTCGGCAAGACGACCACCGTCGCCTCCCTCGGCGCGGCGTTCGCCGAGCTCGGCAAGCGCGTGCTGCTCGTCGACCTCGACCCGCAGGGCGGCCTGACGTTCTCCCTGGGCATCGACCCCGAGGACGTCGACGTGACCGTCGGGGAGGTGCTGCTCGGCAAGGCCAAGCCGGCCGACGCGATCGTCGTCACCGAGGACGGCATGCACCTGCTGCCGTCGAACGTCACGGTCACGCAGGCCGAGGAGGCGCTCGTCAGCCGCACCGGGCGCGAGCAGCGGCTGCGCGTCGCGCTCGACAAGGTCGCCGACGACTACGACCTCGTCGTCATCGACTGCCCACCCACGCTCGGCGTGCTCACGGTCGGCGCGCTCTCGGCGTCGCAGAAGGTCGTCATCCCGCTGCAGGCGGAGACCCTGTCGCACCGCGGCGTGCTGCAGCTGCTCGACACCGTCCACGACGTCAAGCAGTTCATCAACTCCGAGCTCGAGGTCGCCGGCGTGCTGCCGACGATGTTCGACGGGCGCACCAACCACGCCCGCGCCGTGCTCGCCTCCATCGAGGAGCAGTTCGAGCTGCCCGTCCTGAGCCCGCCGATCCCGAAGTCGATCCGGTTCGCCGAGGCGCCCGCGATCGGCCGCTCCATCCTCAGCGTCCACAAGAACCACAAGGGCGCCGACGCGTACCGCGAGGTGGCGCAGAGCCTGCTCTGA
- a CDS encoding SDR family NAD(P)-dependent oxidoreductase: protein MTRALVTGATAGIGLSFARALAARGDDVVLLARDEQRLEQLATELRGAHGVQADVVVADLTTADGLAAAEAALASSTAPVDLLVNNAGASLAGWFGTTDVADEDRQLDLLVRAPMHLMDTAIKSMVGRGRGQVVNVASVAAFTPRGTYSAHKAWLVNLSQWADWHYASSGVRVMVLCPGFVRTEFHQRADMDISGVPRWMWLNSDKLVAAALADLERGRTVSIPSLRYKVLATLARHAPTSLVARAAKRGR, encoded by the coding sequence ATGACCCGCGCTCTCGTCACCGGCGCCACGGCCGGCATCGGCCTGTCCTTCGCCCGCGCCCTCGCCGCCCGGGGCGACGACGTCGTGCTGCTCGCGCGCGACGAGCAGCGTCTGGAGCAGCTGGCCACCGAGCTGCGCGGTGCGCACGGCGTGCAGGCCGACGTCGTCGTGGCCGACCTGACCACCGCGGACGGACTGGCGGCGGCCGAGGCCGCCCTCGCCAGCAGCACCGCACCCGTCGACCTGCTGGTGAACAACGCCGGCGCGTCGCTCGCGGGCTGGTTCGGCACCACCGACGTCGCCGACGAGGACCGTCAGCTCGACCTGCTCGTGCGGGCGCCGATGCACCTCATGGACACGGCGATCAAGTCGATGGTCGGGCGCGGTCGCGGCCAGGTGGTCAACGTCGCGAGCGTCGCCGCCTTCACCCCGCGCGGGACCTACTCCGCCCACAAGGCGTGGCTGGTGAACCTGTCGCAGTGGGCCGACTGGCACTACGCGTCGTCGGGCGTGCGCGTCATGGTGCTGTGTCCCGGCTTCGTGCGCACGGAGTTCCACCAGCGCGCCGACATGGACATCTCGGGCGTGCCCCGCTGGATGTGGCTGAACAGCGACAAGCTCGTGGCCGCCGCGCTCGCCGACCTCGAGCGCGGCCGCACGGTGTCGATCCCGAGCCTGCGCTACAAGGTGCTCGCGACCCTGGCCCGGCACGCCCCGACGTCGCTCGTGGCCCGCGCCGCCAAGCGCGGACGATGA
- a CDS encoding sulfite oxidase-like oxidoreductase, translating to MSDAPVTRGFVGRRRPAQSDRLPPGQYDAGRQWPVLSAEPTPQVDLDRWTLTVDGAVLESQTWDWSALRALPHATSTVDIHCVTTWSRFDTAFTGVSVETLLDVCGVASDATHVVAHTASGYTTNLPLDDVRSDRAWVVWEADGEPLTADHGGPVRLLVPHLYFWKSAKWLTRLELLDHDEPGFWERGGYHDRGDPWLEQRYQGDP from the coding sequence ATGAGCGACGCACCCGTCACGCGCGGCTTCGTCGGCCGTCGCCGGCCCGCGCAGTCCGACCGACTCCCGCCCGGCCAGTACGACGCGGGCCGGCAGTGGCCCGTGCTCTCCGCGGAGCCGACCCCGCAGGTCGACCTCGACCGCTGGACGCTGACGGTCGACGGCGCCGTGCTCGAGTCGCAGACCTGGGACTGGTCGGCGTTGCGCGCCCTGCCGCACGCGACGAGCACCGTCGACATCCACTGCGTCACGACGTGGTCGCGGTTCGACACCGCGTTCACCGGCGTCAGCGTCGAGACGCTGCTCGACGTCTGCGGCGTCGCCTCCGACGCGACGCACGTGGTCGCGCACACCGCGTCGGGGTACACGACCAACCTGCCGCTCGACGACGTGCGCAGCGACCGCGCCTGGGTGGTCTGGGAGGCCGACGGCGAGCCGCTGACGGCCGACCACGGCGGCCCCGTGCGTCTGCTCGTGCCGCACCTGTACTTCTGGAAGTCGGCGAAGTGGCTGACCCGTCTGGAGCTCCTCGACCACGACGAGCCCGGGTTCTGGGAGCGTGGCGGCTACCACGACCGTGGCGACCCGTGGCTCGAGCAGCGCTACCAGGGGGACCCGTGA
- a CDS encoding alpha/beta fold hydrolase has product MSTPRSLDLPPGVVAATVQTPRGRFAVHHAQVEHPRAHVLLVPGWTGSKEDFTPLLPLVAGAGFSVTAYDQRGQHETSADDADDFSLGALAADAAALAETLGTTPVHLLGHSFGGLVAQTAAIEHTARWASLSLLCTGPAALGASPERPLDELVARLDGPEPIGDVYRALKASSLGTHPPEIEAFLLRRFETNSRVGLRALTQHLLDAPDRVAEVAATGLPAWVGRGAGDDAWPHAVQDDLAARLGTTVQVVPGADHSPAVENPVGLAAAWLPFLEDLS; this is encoded by the coding sequence ATGAGCACGCCGCGCTCCCTCGACCTCCCGCCCGGCGTGGTCGCCGCGACCGTGCAGACCCCGCGCGGGCGCTTCGCCGTGCACCACGCGCAGGTCGAGCACCCGCGGGCCCACGTGCTGCTGGTGCCCGGCTGGACGGGCAGCAAGGAGGACTTCACGCCGCTGCTCCCGCTCGTCGCGGGCGCAGGATTCTCGGTGACGGCGTACGACCAGCGCGGACAGCACGAGACGAGCGCGGACGACGCCGACGACTTCTCGCTCGGTGCTCTCGCCGCCGACGCAGCCGCCCTCGCCGAGACCCTCGGCACGACGCCCGTGCACCTGCTGGGCCACTCCTTCGGTGGGCTCGTGGCGCAGACGGCGGCGATCGAGCACACCGCACGATGGGCGAGCCTGAGCCTGCTGTGCACCGGTCCCGCCGCGCTCGGCGCGAGCCCCGAGCGGCCCCTCGACGAGCTCGTCGCACGGCTCGACGGACCGGAGCCGATCGGCGACGTGTACCGCGCGCTGAAGGCGTCGAGCCTCGGCACGCACCCGCCCGAGATCGAGGCGTTCCTGCTGCGCCGGTTCGAGACGAACTCGAGGGTCGGGCTGCGCGCACTGACCCAGCACCTGCTCGACGCCCCGGACCGGGTCGCCGAGGTCGCGGCCACCGGTCTCCCCGCGTGGGTGGGCCGAGGCGCCGGAGACGACGCGTGGCCGCACGCCGTGCAGGACGACCTCGCGGCACGACTGGGGACCACCGTGCAGGTGGTTCCCGGCGCCGACCACTCCCCCGCCGTCGAGAACCCGGTGGGTCTCGCCGCTGCCTGGCTCCCGTTCCTGGAGGACCTCTCATGA
- a CDS encoding TetR/AcrR family transcriptional regulator, with protein sequence MSDDPRTLATRRRLLDATMQTIREQGMAKLSARTIAATGSVNQALVFYHFGTVDGLVAEACHVLTSERVDRHRPALDAVTTWAGLIDVAEQVRADEREEGNVAVLGQILAASHGNADLATAAGRAIGLWTGAVRPTLERLLATSPVGELFDADVLTDLAASAFVGIELMEPTRTGEGRPADDPLARLRPVAELLDGLGPIARRAVRSVLRGTQRT encoded by the coding sequence GTGAGCGACGACCCCCGCACGCTGGCCACCCGGCGCCGACTCCTCGACGCCACGATGCAGACCATCCGCGAGCAGGGCATGGCGAAGCTGTCGGCCCGCACCATCGCCGCCACCGGCAGCGTGAACCAGGCGCTGGTCTTCTACCACTTCGGCACCGTCGACGGGCTCGTCGCCGAGGCCTGCCACGTGCTCACCAGCGAGCGGGTCGACCGGCACCGGCCCGCGCTCGACGCGGTCACCACCTGGGCCGGCCTCATCGACGTCGCCGAGCAGGTGCGTGCCGACGAGCGCGAGGAGGGCAACGTGGCCGTCCTCGGCCAGATCCTTGCCGCGTCCCACGGCAACGCCGACCTCGCGACCGCCGCGGGTCGGGCGATCGGGCTCTGGACCGGCGCGGTCCGCCCCACGCTCGAGCGGCTGCTCGCGACGTCACCCGTGGGCGAGCTGTTCGACGCCGACGTGCTCACCGACCTCGCCGCGTCGGCCTTCGTCGGCATCGAGCTCATGGAGCCCACCCGGACCGGGGAGGGCCGGCCGGCCGACGACCCGCTCGCCCGTCTGCGGCCCGTCGCCGAGCTGCTCGACGGCCTCGGACCCATCGCCCGCCGCGCCGTCCGCAGCGTGCTCCGCGGCACCCAGCGCACCTGA